CCAATGCCTGAGAAAATCCACGAAGACCGAACTTGCTGGCACAATAACCACTGAATCCGGGATATCCAATTGCACCAAAAGTCGAGCCGATATTAATCAACTTACCGGCATTGGCGCTTTGCAACCACGGCAAGACCGCTTTGCTTATGAGAATTGGTGCTAACAAATTAACTTGTAACATTCTTTCCAAATCTTCATCAGTTTGGTTTTGCAGAAAATTCACATCGCTGATTCCGGCATTGTTGATGAAAACATGTTTGTGAGATTGATGTTGTTTCAATAATTTTTTCAGGTCGTCTCGAAATTGCATATCAGCAACATCGCCGGATAAAACATCGACAACATTTTTTAGTTTTGACTTCAATTGTTGAAGTTTGTCCGAGTTTCTTCCGGTGAGAATTAAACTCACGCCTTTGTCATCGAGCTGTTTACAAATTTCTTCGCCCAATCCACCATAAGCACCAGTGACCACCGCAAGTGTTGAGTACCATTGATTATTCATAAGTTGGTAATCCTCTGAAGAAATTGGCATAAAGTTTATAAAACCGTTTGCAGGATTTGATGACGATTTGTAATTGTTGTTCATCCAGCCTATTGATTAAATTCTCAAAAAACTTCTGATGATCCTGATCCAAATCACCGTGCGAAATTAAATAGCTAAAGGCTTTATTCGGTAAATTCAGCGTTTCCTTAATGCAACCCGCTGCTTTGGTGGCAATCTGCACGCTGGTTCCTTCCAAAACATGAACCATCCCCAAAAAGCACAAAGGATTGATGCGGTTGATAGAATCATAGGCATAAGCAACCATGAGTTCTGTCGCAAAATCGGGCTCTGAGGCTGCAACTTGTTGTTTATCACCACCACAGGCTTCGATATCGTTCAAAATCCACTTTTCATGACCAATTTCTTCCTCAATGTATTCTGCCATTGCTGTTCTCAGCCACTCATCGGATTCGCTGATACGACTTCCGGTCAACATCAACAACGACACTGTGTGTTTGACATGATGATAGGCCTGCGTCAAAAAAGCGATATAGGTTTCCAGTTTGATTTTGCCGGCTAAAGTTTGTTGAATAACCGGCAATGAGACTAATTCAAACTGCTCTTCAGATGTTGCATAGCAAAGTTCTTCAAACGGCGTAATTTCTTGTTTCTGTTGTAACTGCATAAATATCCTGTAGTTGTTGTTGATAGGTTTTAAAAATTTGCTGATGTTTAGTTTTACCGGAACTTGTCAGCATATTATTTGAAATACTGAAAGGTTCTTCAGCGAGAATAATTTGTTTAATTTGTGCATAATCAGGGAAATTCTGATTAAATTGCTCAATTCTTTCCTGCAAGGATTGCAAAGAATGTGTTGTCACACAAATTGCTGTTAAAAACGGTTCGGAATCGCCATAAACCACGGCTTGCATGATTCCAGACATGGCGGTGAGTTCAGCTTCAATCCAATCGGGAGAAATATTTCTGCCAAACGAATTAATGATGACATTTTTCTTTCTGCCAATAATGTGTAAGTTGTGGTGTTCATCAAAACGTCCAATATCACCGGTTGAAAACCATTCATCATTATTTTTTTCTTCACCCAAGTAGCCTAAATAAGATGCTCCTTGTGTTTGAATTTCTCCATCTTCAGCAATTCTGACATTGATGTGAGGTAATATTTTGCCAACATGGCCTGTTTCAGAATCATCGGTATTCAAGCTGATGACCGAACCGCATTCGCTGATTCCATAACCTTCGAAAACAGGTAATCCCAATTCTTTTGCTTGTTCGAGCAAACCTTTGGAACAAACCGCTCCACCAACCGCAATGAATCTCAAAAACGAAACATCGGTTTGACTTTGTTGGAGATAGGCAATCATCATTTTCAACATTTGCGGCATAACAATGATGCTGTGAGGTTGATATTGAACCAATGCATTAACGAATTTTTCAATGTCCAAACTACCTGATCCATTCATTCCTAACTCTGACATGGGAGCGGTAATCACTTCAATTCCTGCATATTCAGCCGCATAATTGGCCGCTACGTTTTCAAGCAAAATACTGAGTGGCAAAACGCAAAGATGTTTTTTGACATTAAATTTGGAAGTCACTTCTGCCAATGATTGACCGACTTTTCTCAAATGCTCTTCACTGAGACATACACCTTTGGGTTCACCGGTGGTTCCGGAGGTAAAAGTCACTTTGTGCGTTTTTTTCGGGAATCGAATCTGAGATTTCAGCTTTCTTGTCATAATCACAATATCTTTGGTCAGATAAAATGGTTCTTCGAATCCCAAATTGGTCCACAAAGTCTGAGCTTTGCGATTGCAAATAACCGTTCCAATTCCGGCAGAATTAGTCATGTGGATGATTTGATTCACCGAGAAAAAATGCGGAACCGGAATAATAACCACATTGTTTTCCGTTAGAATTTTATCAATTTGCAACCAGAATTGATTGTTATCGAGCTGAATCGCAACGGTTGAAGAGGGTTTGAAATAATTCATCATGAGATTAAACCTGTTGCTCGTTCATGTTGTTTTTTACGCTGGAATAATAAACTGCCGGACGATAGCTGTAATAACTTCCCCAATCCGCAGCCGCTCCATTCACCGCACTAATATCTGCCAAACCCAAAGAGTTGAGTTCGATATCTAGTTTTTTGAAATGAAATTTGATTGGTAGTGTGAGTGTGTAAACCGTCCAATCAGCCTGTGAATTTTTGATAATTCTTGAAGCCAAAGTGATAACCGTTTTGATATGCTTGCTGTTTTCAACGGCAAAATTTCCCAATTCCAGAATTTTTTTGCGTTCAATCGGCTGGATTTCATGACAAGCTAAGAGTTGTTCCACCGGTTTTTGCAAATAACACTCTGAAAACAACTTCTGCTGATGAGCAAATCGAAAGCCGACCGCTCCAATTAATTTACCGGAATTAATTTCCCTGACACACAAAATTTCAGGGAAAAAGGATTTCAAATTGGCTCCAAAATGTTGTTTATAAGATTGGCTGACAAAGTTCTCGACTTCTTTTCTGGCTCTATGAGATGTTGAAATCATTTCCATGCTGTAATCTGATAATTCATCGGATAGCTTGTCTTGTGTCCGCAAAGAGGGTTCTTTTTTCAGCATTGTTGAAAGCATTGTTGTTTGTGCAATATTCATAGTTGAATTGACTTATTTTTACGTTTCGTTACCTTTTAGAGAGCCTAAGTAATACAATTCAATCGGAAAAAAATAATTTTTTTAATTTTTTGAGATTGATTTTGTTCAATGGCACTCTCTAAGTGTTAAGTAAATGTTAAATGTGAAGTGAATACACTGGATGATTTAGAACTGGCAAAAGCCATAATGAAAGGAGATGAAAAGGTTTTTAATCATTTTTTTAATGATTATTATCCCAAGTTGTTTCGTTTTATTATGAGTCGGATTGATTCTGACAACGATTTAGCAGACGATTTAACCCAACAAACTTTGTGTCAGGCAATTGATAAGATGCATACGTTTGAAGGCAGAGCCAGTTTGTTTACATGGATGTGTCAAATCAGCAGAAGTTTAATTTCTGCTCACTTCAAGAAACAACAACGAAGAAGCCGTGTAGTCATTCCGATAACCGACACGGAGGAATTTAGAGACGTTCTGGATAATATTGCCATGAGTGAAGAGAGCCAACCGGAAAATTTAACTGAAAATCAGGAACTCAACCTGATAATCACAGAAATTCTGGATCGTTTACCGAATAATTACGGAAACATCCTGGAATGGAAATATGTGGAAAATATGTCAGTTGATGAAATTGCCGAGCAACTCAACACCACCATGATATCCGTTCAGTCTTCTCTGGCAAGGGCAAGAAAGGCTTTTCAGCAAGTGATGAACCAAATTTTACAAAACGACAAATTACCTAAATCCCTGTTACAATTAAGGGAGAGTTGATATGAAAGAAAGCAAAGACAAAGACATTTTTGAAGTATTAGCCAATCACGGCAAACGAGCTCAGCCCAATGCGGAAATGATGGAAAAAGCCCGTGCCAATGTTAAGGCTCATTGGCAAAATTCGGTTAAACAAAATACAACACCAGACAAAACAAATTACAGAAAATATTTTAGCCTGGCGGCATCCGTTTTAGTTTTTGTGACGGTTGGTTTTTTCATCTCAAAAAACATCAACACAAATAAGGTTGATCATTTAATCGAATCATCATTGATTCGTGGCGAACTCATGGTTTCAACGGATAAAAACAACTGGACTTTGCTTGATAAAAACCAAAATATTGAGTCTGTCATCAACAGCCACTGGATAAAAACCAATGAAGATAGTTTTGCATCAATTGTGTTCTCCAATCAAAGCGAATTACGCATTAATCAAAATACCATCTTAAAAGTTGATGGTCTTGAAAACATTCAACTGGCATCTGGTGAAGTTTATTTCGATGCCGATAATGCCATCCAATCACGTATGAAAATTGACACAGACTTAGGGTCGGTCACGCATATCGGTACACGTTATGCGGTTAAAGTCAAAAATAACGAATTACAGGTTGCCGTACGAAACGGAAAAGTGAATCTTGAACAAAACAACAACCAACAAACCATCAGCGGTGGGAATAAAATTCAACTGAGTTCATCAGGCGCTATCAGCAAAACCAGAATTCAAAAACACGATAACAGCTGGAATTGGACAACAAAAGCATCTCAACCTTTTAAAGGTCAAAACAAAACTCTGCATGATTATATCATCTGGTTTGCCCATGAAAACGGCTATGAAATTGACTGGAACAGCAAAGAAAGCGGAACAATGCTGGTTCGTTTATCCGGCGAATTACCCAAAATTGATCCTGTTAAACAAATTTCTGCAGTTTTCACATCAACCAAATATAATTATAAAATTGATGAAGGTCTGCTAAGTATTTTCTAGCGACTGGTGTAAAATCACCGTTTCTGGAAAACTTTGCAATACACAACCAATTCATGAAGCAATTTTGCATTTGCCTGCTTTTTTTTACATCCAATCTATTTGCACAAAAGCTGACTTTGTCGGATTGGGTTGGTGTTTTTGCAAAGCAAAACATCAACATTCTCTATAGTAGTGATTTCATCGATGAAACTACATTGCAAAAGATTATCTTTCTGGAATCTGAAACTCCTGAGTCATTAGGTCAATCTTTATCCGAACTCCGTTTAAAACTGATAAAAATTGATGATTCCAACTATGTTATTTCACATTCGGAGAATAATAATATTTCCAACAACGGCTTGATTGTCAAATTAAAAAACACCGAAAACCAACAACCGATTGATTCATTCCGAGTATCCCATCAATCGCTGGACAGTGAAACCAACAATGGAACAGTTTTGCTAGATAACCTCAGTGGTTCACAAATCGAATTAACCCTTTCCGCCAAAGGATTTTATCCTTTAAGCCAAATGTTTGAAATTCCGCAAGGTTATAAAACCCTGAAATTATCGTTAGAACCATTACCTCTGAGTATTGACAAAATTGTCGTCACTGCCAGCCAATATCGTTTATCCAATACCAAGCCCAGCCAGCATCGTATCAGCCGGGAAGAACTAGAAAACACACCATCGGTTTTTCACGATCCGTTGGCTTCAAGCAGTCAATTAGCCGGAAATACGGTCTTTGGAATTAGTGCCAAAAACAACACCCGAGGTGGCAATGAAAACGAATCCCTGATTGTTTTGGACAATCATATTCTTAGAAATCCGTATCATTTTGAAAATTTTTATGCGCTGTTTTCATCAATCAATCAAAGTATTGTCGATGACACCGAGTTTTACAGCGGGGTTTTTCCAACCCGCTACGGCGGTCGTCTGAGTTCCGTTATGAATATTTCCACCGGCGATACAACTTCAACCTACACACACGAAGTTGCCAGCGACTTGTTGAACACTCATTATACTTTCAAAAAAAACAACTCCGATTATTCCAAAGGTTTCCTGGCATCACTCAGAAATGGCGGAATGTTCATCAGTGATAATTTGTTTGAAGATAAATTCACTCACCCGGAATCTCTGGACGGATATTTTAAAACCACGCAACAAATCAATGACAATTGGTCATCATCTCAGCATTTGCTGGTCAGCAGGGATGAATTCAACATTCGCGAGAGTGGCGAAGACAACTCACTGGAAGATGCTACTTCGGTATTTTCAGGTCAGGACTTCTGGATGCAATGGAATTATGACAATCAGGAAAACTCTTATGCCAATTTCCAATTATTTGCTGCGAAAACCCATAAAAAAAGAGTAGGATTACTTAACAACGAAAACACCATCGCATCCATCTCCGAAAATACCAACAGCAAGTATTTGGGATTGGATTATCAACAAACCATCAATCTCAACGATTCGTTTTCAGTCAACTTCGGAGCTCGTTTAACATCCGAAAATGCAGATATTAACTCTGAAAAAAACATCAACCATTTCGGCGAATTGCCACAACTCATTAACCTTGACAGACAATTTTCTTCCGAATTTGATTTTGACAAAGACGGTTTGTCCGGTTCGGTCTTTATCAACGCCCGACACAATTTCAACGAGCAATGGATTTATGATGTCGGAATTCGCTATGAATATTTGCAATGGATTAAGCAAAAGCTCTACAGCCCACGATTCAATATCAGCTACTTCCATGACAAAGACACGACCTATAGATTTGCTTTAGGAAGACATCAACAATCGCAATACATTGACGAACTTTTACTGGAAGACCCGAATCCCGATTATCTGGAACCCTCATCGGCTGATTTAATAGTTCTTGAGTTCAACAAAACTCTCAACAAGAATTTATCCCTGCGTGCAGAAGCCTATTACAAAAAATACTCTTCAACTCAGCCCTATTATCAAAACCTTTTCAATGGTTTGCATATTCTTCCCGAGCTTTTTTATGACCGAATTCGTATTACACCTGATGACTCCTCCGCAACCGGTTTGGAAGTCACACTCAATGGAGGTTATGAAAAATATAACTGGAATGTCAGTTACACCATTTCTGACTCAGATGATGAAATTGATGACAGAGTGATTCCCAAAAGCTGGGATCAGCATAGTGTTTTAAAGTTTAACTTACATACACCAATCAATTATAAATTCATTCAAAACTGGGCATTGGATATATTCGCAAGTCATGCCAGCGGACAAGCCACAACTTTAATCGAAGAGACCCCAAATGGTTATGAAATCGCCCCCAGAAATGAATCCACTTACGAATCTAGCTTTAGATTAGATTTAAAAATCAGTAAACAGGTCAAAACCTCAAAAGGACTTATCAAATACTCATTCGATGCCATCAATGCTTTTGATTTGGATAACCTTTGCTGCACCGATTATCAACTCGATGATGGTGTTTTGACTTCCAAACAAAAAAATCTATTGCCGTTTATCCCGAATTTGAGTGTTTCTTATCAGTGGGAGTGATGGCGTGCTTTGCTCCTTTTTATTGTCATCTTCGGGCTTGACCCGGAGGTCTAGTGAAACTCTGTCATACTGAGCGAAAGCGAAGTATCTCCACAAAGATATCGTCATGCTGAATTTATTTCAGCATCTTTCTTTTCGTTACTTTTGCTTGTGCGAAAAGTAACACAAAACACACCCCAAACTCTCAGCCTACGGCTTCCCAAAATATTTCCTCAAATTTGGCGAGGTATTTGAACTCGCTTCGCTCAGACATAAATACCTCGTATTTCCAAATTTTTCACAAATATTTCGGTGAGAGTTAAGGGGGGGGGTTGTTGCATCGCTGTTGTTTTAACGCCGCGTTAAGGGGCGAATGCCGTATCAACCAACCTTCCGCAAACCGCTTTCACCACGAAGACCACTGCAAACCAAAAATGCCGTGCGGCATGAGTCGCTTGAACGCTTTGTTATGTGTTTAGCTCTTAGCTTGTTCTGGAAGCCTTTCGTAACTAGGTACATCACACAATTTCATAGACCATTTAGCGCTACTACCAACAAAGATTTTAGCAGTAGGCGGAATTGGAACTGGACTATCGAGGCTACCAGCCGGAACCACTACGCTGTTAATACTTTCTGCAAACGTTGGGATTGCAGACCCGCATTTTGAACAAAAGCTTTTTGCATGAAATGAATTTGGATGCTTATACGTTCTGACATCACTTTCACCGTTTAACCAAGTTAAGGTGCCAGCTTGAGCAAACAAGTTTGCACCATGAGCCGAGCCTGTACCCTTTTGGCAACGAGTACAATGGCATAAAAAGAAAGACTGGAACTCACCTAAAAGCTCATACTTCACACTACCACAAAGGCATGAACCTCGATGTTTATTCGCCATAAAAGCCTCCTTTCTTTCGATTACACATAATGTGGAGCTAACCTGCTAGTCTTTTCATGGTCAGGATTGGCCATGTAACGGCTTATTTGTGTTCTGCTTTTTGATAGGTAGTCAGCCGATTTGATACTGATTGTCAAAATTTGCTCCGCTTTGATTTAGTTCTTCAAGTTTATTGTATTCAATTGAACGAGTCAAATGAACTCTGAATTTAAACAATCAATCCAGACAACCGGAAATAACATATCCCTAAATCCCCTTTCAAAAGGGGAAACAAAATCAAGTTTTAAAATAAATCACGGTGGATTGAGGAGATGCTTCGGCTACGCTCAGCATGACGATATTTTTTTTTGAGATACTTACGACTTCGTGGACTTCATCCACTTCACTCAGTATGACGGTGTTCTTTTTACAAACCCCTTTAACTCTCACCGAAATATTTTTGAGAATTTGGAATGACGTTTGCTTTTGTCTGAGCGTAGCGAGTTTAGCAAATGCCAAATTTAAGAAAATATTAAGGGAAGCCGTAGGCTGAGAGTTCGGGGTGTGCTTTTGCGTTACTTTTGCACAAGCAAAAGGAGCAAGAAGAAAACATAGACATAAAATATTGAAAAAACACTTTTTTTTATACGCTGAACCATTTATCGGATAAAATATTGCTTTTTTATACTTTCGATTAAGGGGACAATAATGCGTATAGGCATACCTAAAGAAACAAAAACTCTGGAAGGCCGTGTGGCTCTCGTTCCTGCAGCTGCCGCTGATTTGGTGAATGCAGGACATGGTGTTTATATCGAAACCAATGCCGGAATTAAAAGTGGTTTTAGCGATGAAGATTACACCAGTCACGGTGTGAAAATCTGTAAAGATGCTGAAGAGCTTTATGCAACCGGTGAAATGATTGTTAAAGTTAAAGAGCCGATTGCCGGTGATTTGAAATATTTGCGTAAAGATCATTTGCTGTTTTGCTATTTGCATTTGGCAGCCGAGCCGGAATTGACTGAAAAGTTACTGGAAATCGGTTTAACTGGTGTGGCTTTTGAAACGGTTGAAGAAGCTGATGGTTCATTGCCTTTATTGGCTCCGATGAGCATCATTGCCGGTATGATTGCCACTCAGGTCGGAACGCATTTATTGCACCAACCATCCGGTGGAAAAGGTGTTTTGCTTGGTGGTTTGCCATCAACAGAGAGAGGAAAAGTTGTGGTATTAGGTGCCGGTGCAGCCGGTGGAAATTCAGCGGCTTTGGCTGCCAAAGGCGGTGCGAATGTGGTTGTTTTCGATAAAAGACAAGACCGTTTGGCTGAAATGATGGCTTTAGGTCCTAATGTAACTGCTCTTTATCCTTATGAAGAAACTGTTGCCAGAGAAGTGGCTTCAGCGGATTTGGTGATTGGTGCTGTTTTGGTTACTGGTGCAAAAGCTCCTCATGTGATTAGTGAAGAAATGGTTAAAAACATGCAACCGGGTTCTGTGATTGCCGATATTTCTGTCGATCAGGGAGGTTGTGTGGCAACAACTAAACCAACAACTTGGGAAAACCCAACATTCGTTAAACACGGTGTGACTCATTTTTCTGTAACAAATATGCCGGGCTCAGTGCCACGCACTTCGACTCAAGCAATCTCAGCAGCCATTTTGCCGTATGTACAAAGATTGGCTCGTGATGGCTGGAGAGATGTTGAGTCTCTGGCTAAAGGTATTAATGTTGATAACGGTAAAATTGTTCATCCTGCATTATTGTAAGTTTGTTGCTATAATTAGCACATGACAGAACGTAAAGTATCAGGACATATACGCAGCAGAGTTAGAGAGAGTTTTTTATTTCTCATCATTCCTCTGGCAGTTTATGTTCTGATATCTCTCATCAGTTACCATCCTCAGGATTCCGGCCCGTTTTCGGCATCCAATAGTGACGTTATTCATAATTACGGTGGCTCCAACGGGGCTGTTATTGCCGATATTTTGCTCAATATCATTGGCTATCTTTCTTATCTGATTCCAATTGGTTTGGTATTTGTCGGTTGGAATATCTACCAAAACAACAAAGTTGCAACTGAAAACAGTTGGTTTGACACTCTTATCAAAGCCGGTGGTTTTGTTTCCGCTTTGCTGTCCGGTTGTGCTTTGGCATACATGTATATCGACACCAAAGAGGCTATTTTTACCGGTGGTGGAATTGTTGGTGAGGTTGTTGGAAACACCTTATTTACCAGTTTGGGAACGGTCGGTGCGACGCTGATTCTGTGTGCTATTTTTCTGGCAGGCACAACTTTGTTCACCGGAATGTCGTGGATTAAATTCACC
The sequence above is drawn from the Gammaproteobacteria bacterium genome and encodes:
- a CDS encoding AMP-binding protein; this translates as MMNYFKPSSTVAIQLDNNQFWLQIDKILTENNVVIIPVPHFFSVNQIIHMTNSAGIGTVICNRKAQTLWTNLGFEEPFYLTKDIVIMTRKLKSQIRFPKKTHKVTFTSGTTGEPKGVCLSEEHLRKVGQSLAEVTSKFNVKKHLCVLPLSILLENVAANYAAEYAGIEVITAPMSELGMNGSGSLDIEKFVNALVQYQPHSIIVMPQMLKMMIAYLQQSQTDVSFLRFIAVGGAVCSKGLLEQAKELGLPVFEGYGISECGSVISLNTDDSETGHVGKILPHINVRIAEDGEIQTQGASYLGYLGEEKNNDEWFSTGDIGRFDEHHNLHIIGRKKNVIINSFGRNISPDWIEAELTAMSGIMQAVVYGDSEPFLTAICVTTHSLQSLQERIEQFNQNFPDYAQIKQIILAEEPFSISNNMLTSSGKTKHQQIFKTYQQQLQDIYAVTTETRNYAV
- a CDS encoding SDR family oxidoreductase, coding for MNNQWYSTLAVVTGAYGGLGEEICKQLDDKGVSLILTGRNSDKLQQLKSKLKNVVDVLSGDVADMQFRDDLKKLLKQHQSHKHVFINNAGISDVNFLQNQTDEDLERMLQVNLLAPILISKAVLPWLQSANAGKLINIGSTFGAIGYPGFSGYCASKFGLRGFSQALARELADTNVDVQYLAPRAVATKINSSAVNHLNSELKNKVDSPQQIVPQIISAIEKGNSEQFFGWPEKLFVKVNGLFPKVVSGSIKKEHQKIKQILTQ
- a CDS encoding RNA polymerase sigma factor → MNTLDDLELAKAIMKGDEKVFNHFFNDYYPKLFRFIMSRIDSDNDLADDLTQQTLCQAIDKMHTFEGRASLFTWMCQISRSLISAHFKKQQRRSRVVIPITDTEEFRDVLDNIAMSEESQPENLTENQELNLIITEILDRLPNNYGNILEWKYVENMSVDEIAEQLNTTMISVQSSLARARKAFQQVMNQILQNDKLPKSLLQLRES
- a CDS encoding FecR family protein encodes the protein MKESKDKDIFEVLANHGKRAQPNAEMMEKARANVKAHWQNSVKQNTTPDKTNYRKYFSLAASVLVFVTVGFFISKNINTNKVDHLIESSLIRGELMVSTDKNNWTLLDKNQNIESVINSHWIKTNEDSFASIVFSNQSELRINQNTILKVDGLENIQLASGEVYFDADNAIQSRMKIDTDLGSVTHIGTRYAVKVKNNELQVAVRNGKVNLEQNNNQQTISGGNKIQLSSSGAISKTRIQKHDNSWNWTTKASQPFKGQNKTLHDYIIWFAHENGYEIDWNSKESGTMLVRLSGELPKIDPVKQISAVFTSTKYNYKIDEGLLSIF
- a CDS encoding thermostable hemolysin, with product MNIAQTTMLSTMLKKEPSLRTQDKLSDELSDYSMEMISTSHRARKEVENFVSQSYKQHFGANLKSFFPEILCVREINSGKLIGAVGFRFAHQQKLFSECYLQKPVEQLLACHEIQPIERKKILELGNFAVENSKHIKTVITLASRIIKNSQADWTVYTLTLPIKFHFKKLDIELNSLGLADISAVNGAAADWGSYYSYRPAVYYSSVKNNMNEQQV
- the ald gene encoding alanine dehydrogenase, with protein sequence MRIGIPKETKTLEGRVALVPAAAADLVNAGHGVYIETNAGIKSGFSDEDYTSHGVKICKDAEELYATGEMIVKVKEPIAGDLKYLRKDHLLFCYLHLAAEPELTEKLLEIGLTGVAFETVEEADGSLPLLAPMSIIAGMIATQVGTHLLHQPSGGKGVLLGGLPSTERGKVVVLGAGAAGGNSAALAAKGGANVVVFDKRQDRLAEMMALGPNVTALYPYEETVAREVASADLVIGAVLVTGAKAPHVISEEMVKNMQPGSVIADISVDQGGCVATTKPTTWENPTFVKHGVTHFSVTNMPGSVPRTSTQAISAAILPYVQRLARDGWRDVESLAKGINVDNGKIVHPALL
- a CDS encoding iron-containing redox enzyme family protein, encoding MQLQQKQEITPFEELCYATSEEQFELVSLPVIQQTLAGKIKLETYIAFLTQAYHHVKHTVSLLMLTGSRISESDEWLRTAMAEYIEEEIGHEKWILNDIEACGGDKQQVAASEPDFATELMVAYAYDSINRINPLCFLGMVHVLEGTSVQIATKAAGCIKETLNLPNKAFSYLISHGDLDQDHQKFFENLINRLDEQQLQIVIKSCKRFYKLYANFFRGLPTYE
- a CDS encoding DUF3265 domain-containing protein; this encodes MYLVTKGFQNKLRAKHITKRSSDSCRTAFLVCSGLRGESGLRKVG
- a CDS encoding GFA family protein is translated as MANKHRGSCLCGSVKYELLGEFQSFFLCHCTRCQKGTGSAHGANLFAQAGTLTWLNGESDVRTYKHPNSFHAKSFCSKCGSAIPTFAESINSVVVPAGSLDSPVPIPPTAKIFVGSSAKWSMKLCDVPSYERLPEQAKS